Proteins encoded together in one Salvelinus namaycush isolate Seneca chromosome 26, SaNama_1.0, whole genome shotgun sequence window:
- the LOC120021748 gene encoding vacuolar protein sorting-associated protein 37B-like — MADSFLDGELPLDCFIDDYQRRRHLAHLRRVKIDKLRELALKGLTRPPQIPSQPSRPQDLPSTNGAPSPQSTRAAPSPSPQHSGLPYPVAPYPPMPFPSCPYMPQPYLQTPQQHLISPSPHLPPRTGFIMQ, encoded by the coding sequence ATGGCAGACTCGTTCCTGGATGGAGAGCTGCCTCTCGACTGCTTTATCGACGACTACCAGCGGAGGCGCCATCTCGCTCACCTGCGCCGCGTCAAGATTGACAAACTCAGAGAGCTGGCGCTGAAGGGTCTCACTCGGCCCCCCCAGATTCCCTCCCAGCCCAGCCGACCCCAGGACCTCCCCTCTACCAATGGGGCCCCCTCCCCCCAATCCACGCGAGCtgccccttctccctcccctcaGCACAGCGGCCTACCCTATCCAGTCGCCCCCTATCCCCCAATGCCTTTCCCCAGCTGCCCTTACATGCCCCAGCCCTACCTTCAAACCCCCCAGCAAcacctcatctccccctctccacacctgCCCCCCAGGACTGGCTTCATCATGCAGTGA
- the LOC120020941 gene encoding tubulin alpha chain, testis-specific-like, which yields MRECISIHVGQAGVQIGNACWELYCLEHGIQPDGQMPSNKAVGGGDDSCNTFFSETGAGKHVPRAVFVDLEPTVVDEVRTGTYRQLFHPEQLITGKEDAANNFARGHYTIGKEIVDLVLDRVRKLSDQCTGLQGFLIFHSFGGGTGSGFASLLMERLSVDYGKKSKLEFAIYPSPQVSTAVVEPYNSILTTHTTLEHSDCAFMVDNEAIYDICSRNLDIERPTYTNLNRLIGQIVSSITASLRFDGALNVDLTEFQTNLVPYPRIHFPLVTYAPIISAEKAYHEMLSVAEITNACFEPANQMVKCDPRHGKYMACCMLYRGDVVPKDVNAAIATIKTKRTIQFVDWCPTGFKVGINYQPPTVVPGGDLAKVQRAVCMLSNTTAIAEAWARLDHKFDLMYAKRAFVHWYVGEGMEEGEFSEAREDLAALEKDYEEVGVDSVEGEAEEGEEY from the exons ATG CGTGAGTGCATCTCTATCCACGTTGGTCAGGCCGGTGTGCAGATCGGGAATGCCTGCTGGGAACTATACTGCTTGGAACATGGGATCCAGCCCGATGGGCAGATGCCCAGTAACAAAGCCGTCGGCGGAGGGGATGACTCATGCAACACCTTCTTCAGCGAGACCGGAGCGGGAAAACATGTCCCCCGTGCAGTGTTTGTGGACCTCGAACCAACTGTCGTTG ATGAGGTTCGCACCGGAACATACCGTCAGTTGTTTCATCCGGAGCAGCTCATCACCGGTAAAGAGGATGCCGCCAACAACTTCGCCCGAGGCCACTACACCATTGGCAAGGAGATCGTCGACCTGGTGCTGGACCGAGTTCGCAAGCTG TCGGACCAGTGCACTGGGCTTCAGGGCTTCCTGATCTTCCACAGCTTTGGTGGTGGAACCGGCTCCGGCTTTGCTTCTCTGCTCATGGAGAGACTGTCAGTGGACTACGGCAAAAAGTCCAAACTGGAGTTTGCTATTTACCCTTCACCTCAG GTGTCCACAGCAGTGGTGGAGCCCTACAATTCTATCCTGACCACCCACACCACCCTGGAACACTCAGACTGTGCTTTCATGGTCGACAACGAGGCCATCTACGACATTTGCAGTCGTAACCTGGACATTGAGCGCCCCACTTATACTAACCTCAACAGGCTCATTGGCCAGATCGTCTCCTCCATCACAGCTTCGCTGCGTTTCGATGGAGCCCTCAACGTGGACCTGACTGAGTTCCAGACCAACCTGGTGCCATACCCCCGTATCCACTTCCCCCTGGTCACCTACGCACCCATCATCTCTGCTGAGAAGGCCTACCACGAGATGCTTTCTGTGGCAGAGATCACCAACGCTTGCTTCGAGCCAGCCaaccagatggtgaagtgtgatccTCGCCATGGCAAGTACATGGCCTGCTGCATGCTGTATCGGGGGGATGTGGTGCCCAAGGATGTCAATGCTGCCATCGCCACCATCAAGACCAAACGCACTATCCAGTTTGTCGACTGGTGCCCCACCGGCTTCAAG GTAGGTATCAACTACCAGCCACCCACAGTGGTGCCAGGTGGAGATCTTGCCAAGGTCCAGAGAGCCGTTTGCATGTTGAGCAACACCACAGCCATCGCTGAGGCCTGGGCTCGGCTCGACCACAAGTTTGATCTGATGTACGCCAAGCGTGCCTTTGTGCACTGGTATGTGGGAGAGGGTATGGAGGAGGGGGAGTTCTCTGAGGCCAGAGAAGATCTGGCTGCCCTGGAGAAGGACTACGAGGAAGTGGGAGTGGATTCAGTGGAGGGAGAggctgaggaaggagaggagtaCTAA
- the LOC120020942 gene encoding tubulin alpha chain, testis-specific, with protein sequence MRECISIHVGQAGVQIGNACWELYCLEHGIQPDGQMPSDKTIGGGDDSFNTFFSETGAGKHVPRAVFVDLEPTVVDEVRTGTYRQLFHPEQLITGKEDAANNYARGHYTIGKEIVDLVLDRVRKLSDQCTGLQGFLIFHSFGGGTGSGFASLLMERLSVDYGKKSKLEFAIYPAPQVSTAVVEPYNSILTTHTTLEHSDCAFMVDNEAIYDICRRNLDIERPTYTNLNRLIGQIVSSITASLRFDGALNVDLTEFQTNLVPYPRIHFPLVTYAPVISAEKAYHEMLSVAEITNACFEPANQMVKCDPRHGKYMACCMLYRGDVVPKDVNAAIATIKTKRTIQFVDWCPTGFKVGINYQPPTVVPGGDLAKVQRAVCMLSNTTAIAEAWARLDHKFDLMYAKRAFVHWYVGEGMEEGEFSEAREDLAALEKDYEEVGVDSVEGEAEEGEEY encoded by the exons ATG CGTGAGTGCATCTCTATCCACGTTGGTCAGGCCGGTGTGCAGATCGGGAATGCCTGCTGGGAACTATACTGCTTGGAACATGGGATCCAGCCCGATGGGCAGATGCCCAGTGACAAAACCATCGGCGGAGGGGATGACTCCTTCAACACCTTCTTCAGCGAGACCGGAGCGGGAAAACACGTCCCTCGTGCTGTGTTTGTGGATCTCGAACCAACTGTTGTTG ATGAGGTCCGCACTGGGACATACCGTCAGTTGTTCCACCCGGAGCAGCTCATCACCGGTAAGGAGGATGCCGCCAACAACTATGCTCGTGGCCACTATACAATTGGCAAGGAGATCGTGGATCTGGTGCTGGACCGAGTTCGCAAGCTG TCGGACCAGTGCACTGGGCTTCAGGGCTTCCTGATCTTCCACAGCTTTGGTGGTGGAACCGGCTCAGGTTTTGCCTCTCTGCTCATGGAGAGACTGTCTGTGGACTATGGCAAGAAGTCCAAACTGGAGTTTGCCATTTACCCCGCCCCTCAG GTGTCCACAGCAGTGGTGGAGCCCTACAATTCTATCCTGACCACCCACACCACTCTGGAACACTCAGACTGTGCTTTCATGGTCGACAACGAGGCCATCTACGACATCTGCCGTCGTAACCTGGACATTGAGCGCCCCACTTATACTAACCTCAACAGGCTCATTGGCCAGATCGTCTCCTCCATCACAGCTTCGCTGCGTTTCGATGGAGCCCTCAACGTGGACCTGACTGAGTTCCAGACCAACCTGGTGCCATACCCCCGTATCCACTTCCCCCTGGTCACCTACGCACCTGTCATTTCTGCTGAGAAGGCCTACCACGAGATGCTTTCTGTGGCAGAGATCACCAACGCTTGCTTCGAGCCAGCCaaccagatggtgaagtgtgaccCTCGCCATGGCAAGTACATGGCCTGCTGCATGCTGTATCGGGGGGATGTGGTGCCCAAGGATGTCAATGCTGCCATCGCCACCATCAAGACCAAACGCACTATCCAGTTTGTCGACTGGTGCCCCACCGGCTTCAAG GTAGGTATCAACTACCAGCCACCCACAGTGGTGCCAGGTGGAGATCTTGCCAAGGTCCAGAGAGCCGTTTGCATGTTGAGCAACACCACAGCCATCGCTGAGGCCTGGGCTCGGCTCGACCACAAGTTTGATCTGATGTACGCCAAGCGTGCCTTTGTGCACTGGTATGTGGGAGAGGGTATGGAGGAGGGGGAGTTCTCTGAGGCCAGAGAAGATCTGGCTGCCCTGGAGAAGGACTACGAGGAAGTGGGAGTGGATTCAGTGGAGGGAGAggctgaggaaggagaggagtaCTGA